The window ACTTGCAATCTGCAGTACTTTCTGTTCTGAAGCTCCAtcagcttccttccctcccctttagCTCCTGATGCTCATAGCACATGCCGGAGGGAGAACGGTCTCAGGGTGGAGCCTCAGATCGGAGCACCCTGTCCAGACACCGGGCCTCATGAAATGATGCTGGGCAGTCAATGCCATTCCCACGAATGACGCCGACAACCACACATCTATTGATGGGGAGCAGGAAGCGATGGATCAGGATCCAACTCAAGTGGAAAACGAGAAGTGCAGTAATTATAGAGGGTAAGGAGACTAAGGTACACACGGTCACTCTAGGGTGGCTGGGGCTCTGAAAAGCCCAGAAGAGGGAGAATGTGTTGGCATTCAAACCCTGGCTCGCTGACAAGACAGCCAGCTGAACAGAGAGGAGCACTGGAACAGTCGGAGGCAGAAGAGGACAGCTGGGACAGGCGACGAGTGTGACTTCCTCGTGAACTCCTCTCAGCCTCCGGGGggtcctctttgtctcttccaCCAGAATGGGCAGCTCCCACCAGGACGGCCTGGCCTGGGTCGTTTCCCAGCCTTGCCCCTTAACAGACACCAGGTGTCCAGCTGGGTGACTCAGGAGGGGCTCTGTTCACAGTCGGCTTCCATGGACACGAGTGCTCTGTGCCCCATGGCAGCCATTCTGGCCTGTAAGGGGGTCACTTCTGagctggctggagcagagcccaTGGgcgtgggtgagtgggtgggtggtgggtgggtTAAAAGCTTCTGAAATGTGCACTTTGTCTCTTTTGTGCAGACACCAGGCCCCCAAAACACTCCCCTTGAACCATAAGACCAGCAGCTAGTCCAAAGTAGTTTTGATATTTCAGCCCACAGAGCGGCAGTGACGGAACGGAGCAGCCACTAACTTCCAGAAACAGCTTGCCCGGGACTGCCTGCTCAGGGACCAGCTCCACAAGGCCCACGTCGCAATAGCCGTCTCATGGAGGGCACGGGCGGGAGAGGTGGCGACTGACGGCCCGACTGCCGAGCAGCTCCCGCAGCCGCTTCCCTGGCTTGCGGCTCACGAGCAGTGACTCCTAACGCAGAGGTGGCCAGCCTGGGTAATCCAACTTGGTACTTACAGCACGCCTTTCCCGAGGGCCCCAAAGCCACCAATGAGTGGGCTAATCTCCCCAGGAAGCCCGTTGAGGGAAGGAGGTCCGTCATCCTCCAACGGAGTAGGCAGGGATCAAGAGTAGAGGCTGGGCCTGCTAGCTGGCAGCCTGAAACTTCCCTGCAGCCCTCACATAAGGCGGAGTGGAGCTGCTCACTGCTCTGGATATGAGTTTCCAAGAGATGCCTGGGAACGGTCCACAAAGCACGGGCAAGTAAAAAAGATGATACTTTTTTTCTGTGCTGGAAAGGTGTCTTAAAACTATGCCGGCACCTTGCATAAAGCTCAGGGCCTTAGCCCTCAGCCAGGCCCGTGCCGCGGTCGACACGGGGCAGAACTGATCAATATCACATTACAAAGCACGTGACCTTGATCAGCCCCATGGACGCCTGGGGAATCCTTAGTACTCAGAGCTTTAAAAATGTGCAGCTGGTGTATTTAACGACAGGCTCCTGGGTGGCTCGGCTCCTGGTGACACTTAGAGAGGCCGGCTCTCTGCTCTTCTCATGGGGGCTGCCCCCCAGCTGGGGCAAGGGTCTGCGCTCCAGGGAGGGGCTGTTTGATGGAGCGGGGCAGGAGGACTCATGGAGAACTGCAGACAGGATGGAAACCTGGGAGACGTGCCCCTGACACACAATAGTGTTTAGGAAGAGGCAagtattattatttgtcattattACGATCCATAGCACAGCTGTTTCATCCTTAATTTGGGGTCCCCTGAAGCTGAGAGAATGGCTGTGCAGAGCTGACTGCCCACTCAGTGGTGGACAAAGGCCATTCCATTTGGTGTGACCTTCTCAATCCACAGGGCTCGGGATGGGGAGGGCAGGCGAGGCCTCCAGAAGCTTTCCCAGGATTGTCCTAAGCAGGAGGTCAAAGCTCACATGCCTCTTTCAAGCATGAAATCACACACCGCCTTCAGGAAGCCTCCTCAGCTGGATCAGGGCTACCCCCTCGGGACGCCCGCTCCCACAAACAGCCGTGTCCTGCAGTTACCTGGCGCCCTTGGTGCCCCCGAGCTGGGTCCTGGCTGCCATTGCTGGCTCCCACTCACGGCAAGCACGTGCCTGGCTGACGAGGGAGACGAGACCATGGAGCCGATACCCACACGCGTGCTGCTTCAGGGGTGGTGCGGGCGTCTGCTGCCAGCGGCGGGGCACAGCCACTGCCTTCAGGAAACCCTTTAGTTCTCTCTTTCAGGATGCCCGGAGACCCTCGCCTTCTCTTCTCCGGGACAACTTTTGCCagatttgttttctccttaattATGATCCTCACGTCACATCTGAGCTGGAGGGAAGACTGGATTATTGAGGCAATGGTTTTTGTGTCTTCGTGGACCTGGGGACAAGGGAAGACCGGGTGACCTCTGCCTGGCCCTGCTGGCCGGGGCGGATCCTCTGCCCACAGCATGGAGCCTCGCCCGGTCACACGGCACCATTTCCCCCAGCTGTGTTGTCCAGGGGGCATGGGTTGAGAGCGGTGCCTTCACCTTGCCCACAGCCTCCTTCCAGCACGGTTTACAGTTACCGTGGTGACGCCCAAGGATGCTCCCCTTGATGGCTTCCAGCAGTAACAGCCTCTCCAGAGCCGTCACACCTATAGCCTCGGATGTCATTCTCTCATTACTAATTGAAATATTGCGAGTCAGTGCTCCGTGTGGGCACCAGGCAGCTGGCTCTCTGTAGGGACCAGGGTGCCTCTCCTGGGGGCTGCAGCTTGAGGCCAACCAGAGGCTCATGCGCCATGGGTCTGAACCCCAGGTGTTTGCAGAGGGACCTCTCACCAACATACAGGCCACTCAGTCACAAACTGTATTGTTTTAGGCCACATTCATCTTCGCCATGGTGCCTTTCCTGGTAGAAGTGTTAGTCGGGAagatattctgttttgttttctctctttttttttctctagaaacgGCAACCAGCAACAAAGTGTTCATGAAAAATAGGTCAGCATTCGGATTAATTAGGAGCCAGATTTACAAATGTGGCTAAGCAGGGGCCAGTCTCCTGAGCCCGCTCTGCTGTGCTAATCCAGCCGTGTTATTTTTAAGCACAAATATCAAAATGTCTCTTGACAAATGAGACGTGAAACGAATGAGGTCTTGCACATAAACTTTTAGTGCGAGTATGTATCTGGCTGCGCTGGGTACATATGAGCACAGGAAGGGCTTTCCAGCCCGGTGTGCAGGAGCTGGAGGATGGGCTCTGAGTAAGCCCACCCTTTCCTGGCGTTCCCAAAGCTGCTCCCTTGAAAAACAGAGCAGCACAGCACTGTCCAGGACTTCTGACTTTGTTCCAGGAGCAATCACTTAACGGGTCTGGGGAGGTGGGTTGGGACCATCTCCAAAGCGGCCAGTCTGAAACAGCAGAGTGTCCGCTTGACCCAGGCTGGGGATGAGCCTCTCCCACTGGAAGCGCAGCTCTGGGTTTGCCCCGGAGTTGTGGTGGGTGGgatcctccttcctccctctgggaGCCGGGTTTTCCCTTTGTTGCCCCAGACCCACCAGCCACCTTTCTCCACTCTGCTCCGAGCCGCTGGAGGGTGGCCTCTACGGGCCGCATCGCCTGGGCGCCCTTGCCCAGCTCCCAGGAGGGCTTGGCCGATGGGAGGCTCTGACCGGACACTGGAGGGCAAGAGAAGAGTGCGGCCTTGCTGGGCCGCTGTGGGCGGCTGTGCCCCTCGACAGAGGCCGCAGGGCCTGTCAGCCAGGCCTTTCCACCCAGCTGGCGTCTCCGGGTTCTGTAAATGCTCCCTCCTCTTGCCCTCGGGCCAGGGGTGCTGATGGCTCCCACTgctgccagccctgggggccGGCGTTCATCTTTGCTGGCTGCCCACCGTCACCCACACCTTTAAAAATACTCTCCATCGGCTTTCCCCCATGACCCTGTTTGAACGTGCCGTCTACTTTGCCAGCATCCTGACGGATACACTCTGCAAACGCTCTTGCCTGTTAACCAAGGGGCAGCAGTCCTCCCTGGTCGCCTCCCCTAAGATGCTGAGAACTGTGAGCTGGGGAGGCCGAGCCTGAGGCCACCGCTTCGAGCTCCCTCTCGGGCTCAGGGGTTGGCAGCCTGAGTGAGCAGCGGGTCTGCTGCATCCCAGGGAGGCTCAGCAGGACGGAGCGCTGCTCACCGACACAGGCCTGTAGAGGGTTATCACTGCCTGCCGCCCCAAACACGGTCTGCAGGCATCACCCCACCGATAGCCCACAGCCTGGGGCCCCGGGTGGTGGGGTGAGATGGGACATTTAAGACAGCCTGGGTCCCTCCTTGGGATCAAGCCCATTCGGGTATGTCTGTGGACTAGTGGCCATCCAGCCCACTTCTCCCTGCCCAGGGTGGACCCAGAGGCTCGCAGCACAGCGCCTCTCCCAGACCCACCTGGAGAGTGGAGGACACGGGAGGTGGAGAGAAACTGCAGGTTCTTTCGGAGATGGGTCTGCATGGTTCCTGGCCTGTTCAGTAGCTGCTAAGGGATTTGGGGTGACAGAGACCTTAGGAGCCACCATCCCCCTTAGCGGcactgccagccctggtgggAGCCCAGCCAACTATGCTTTCTGGAGGGAAAGGAATACTGCCTCCCACTCTAGGGCGGGCAGGGGAGTCCCCTGGCCTGGGCCGCTGCCCTGAGATATGTGGCCTTAACCTGCGGCCCCGTGGCTGGCGGGCACCCAaggccccagctgctgggaggtCCTGGGCACCGTGCCATGAGAACCCAGCTGACTGGAGGACCTCAGATCTTCCCGGAGGAAGGGCGCTGTGGGCGCCACCTTCCACGGAGGAGTGCCCTGCTGGGGGGATGAGTGGCCCTGGAGCCCTCTTGTGGTCAGCCTGGAGACCGGAGACCTGACCAGCGACGCCAGGCAGTCATATCAGCCTCGGTTGGTCTCAGGGTAAGCGGCTTtggccaaggagagagggaaatgaaAGCAGGAGCGAGCTAGTGATCTTGGCCTCATTAACATTTTGCGAGCACACCAAGTCCACGCTCAAAGACCTCTTTCACAGGGCGCTTCTTTGACCAAAGCCTTTAACTGTCCCTGTTGGCTCCACTTGGCATTCAAGTCCCTCCGCAGGTTGGCCTCCAACTGGCAACCACTCAGCTTTATCTCTCCCACCCCTCGTCTCTGGCCAGAGCATGTAATGGCCACGGTGATAACAACGAACATTTATACAGCAATTTCCATCCTGAGCTCCCTCTGAGGTCAGACATTACCGTGTCTATTTTATAGACGAAGAAATACATTCAGAGATGTTAAGCCagttgcctaaagtcacacagctagtaaatggtggaggCATAGCTCACATCTGggcttctgccttccaaatcttCTGCTTTGATGCTCTACTCACAGTCTGTGGAACACCCCAGAGGACTGCTGCAGCCTGAGACACATGTGTTTACTTGCTGGGGTCCAAGGGGATGGGGCAGAAAGGTCTTTTCTTCACCATCCAGCATCAACTAAGCCAATCACCCTTGAGGTCAATAAGCACTGTGCTACTACACTCTTTGTGTGCTGCACAGCGGCGGCCAGCTCCCCAAGCTTTGCACTCCCTGCCCCCGTGAAGAGACGAGGGTGGGGTCTCAGCTGCCAAGCCGAGGACTGTatttcccagcctgccttgcatCTGTGTTGGACCATGTGACTCAGCTCTGCCGAAAGGAGGGGGGTGGAAGTGATATTTGCCACTTCAAGGCCTGGCCCTTAAAAACCTCCTTTGCCATTCTCTACCCAGGCTTTTCTGTGAGAGAATTGAGCCCTACCAAAGTGATTCGAGCAGCTACTTGCTCAGTCTTCCAAGAACGATAGATACTCAGAACCACTCGAAAGGTGTAAGAGAGAGGTCACCTCATCGTGCACTCTGCAGGCCTCAGTGTGGGCCTGGGGCTCGGTTCTCAGGGAACCGGGTGAGCAGGGCTTCCGGTCCCTCTTCCCTCATCTGTTGGCTGTGTGTCGATGCCCAGAGGGACCGTGGAAGCCACTTGCTGAAGACGGGAGAGTCTCCATCAGCCTAGGTCCCTGAATGACTGCAGGGAACAgagcagccccacccccaccagctccAGAACAGGACCTGATGTGAACCAGAAATAATCCATTTGAACTGTGTGAAGCCATTGGCATTGGGAGGTTTTGTCACAGCAGCTAGTGTTATCTTAAACCAACACGGCGATAGAAAGTTCCAAGTCGGGTGGCGAGCTTGGGGCTGTTCGGAGAGAGGCTCTCCTCAGGTCTCAGCCAACCCACCTTCCCACAGAACTGGGGGCGAGTCTTGTGGGTCACTGCGTGGAGCCAGAGGGGGCAGGCCTCCAGACGCAGCAGCCGCTGAGCCGCGTGGAGGAGGCCCCCAGAGAGGGTGCAACTGAGTGAGACACACCTGACCGCCCTCCAGACAGACTGGCCAGGCTCAGCTGTCCGAGGGCTGGGGAATCAGCCAGATGCAGGCCAGGATGCCCGCCCCCTCGGGCTCAGCGGGAGGGCCCAGGAGCCTGCTTCCTAACAAGCTCTGAGGCTGGTGGCAAGTGACCTGCACCTCGACAGCCACGAGAACATGATGTGACAGTGTGCTCCAGCCCTAGGGAGGTACACGCCACCGCCCCAGAAGGCCCCTCCCGGTGCTGCAAGGCTAGTAGACGCTCTCTGCCGGACTGTGCCTCACACAAGATGGAGGGCTTGGGTCCAGAGAGGGAGTGACTCGCCTAAAATCACACACAGACAGTGAGCGCTGGAGCTGAGCCCATCTCCGAGGCGCGTTTCTGAGCTGGCAGGGGGCGGGGGTACCTTGGGAGGAGGGACACACTGGCATCAGTCCCTTCCACCCTCCATAAACCCCCACTACTGCTAAGCGGCCCCTCTTCCCAGAGCTGCCTGCCTGGCAGTCAGTCCATtttgctgacctctgttctcTGACTCCACTGTCCATCCTGtgtccctgcctctgccccagccctcctggagCTGAGCCACACAGCCAGGCCCACTCGCTCCGGCTTAGACAAAGCCTGTCTGTGCCATTGAGTCAGGCAGTACCCAGACTTACACCGCCTGAGTCaaccacctcccctcctcccactgtaCCCTGGGTGCGAATGCCCCACCCTCCAGGCGCTGAGGGGTCCAGGAGAAAAGCAGGCCCACCACTGTGGGAGCACAGCCCGCAAGGACCAGTTTTCCAAACTCAAGAGAGGGCTCCCCACACTCCAGCCTCCTGTGCACCCGGAGGTCGCCGGCAGGGCAGCCCCCATTCATCAACACGTCGTCGACGCTTCAAGAGGGCAACAGTAAAGACCGGAAAACAGCAGGAAGAGAGCCCAAGGGAGGCTGCGGGAAAGGCGCCCCGCGCGCCCTCAAGTTAACACGGACGACCATGCGTGCaaaccgcccccccccaccccccgagcTGGCGGCCCAGGCAGGAGCCAGCCGGCGCGCTCCCTCCCGCAGCGCCCCCGGCCCCGCGAGCGCCGCCCTTACCCGAGCCGTGCCTCTGGCGCAGAAGGACCGCCCGGCTGGGCGGCAGCGACGCTGATGAAGCTGCGGCTGCGGCCGCGACGGTGGTGGCGGCTGCGTGGGccgcggaggcggcggcggcctcGGGGACGCCGGGACCCCGGGCGGCGGGAGGGCTCGCGGGAGGCGGGCTCTTGTCGCCGCGGCCAGGCTCGGAGGTGGCGCGGCCCGCGGCTCCGGTGGCGCCCCCGTGGTTGGCGTTGGCGGCGCTGGCGGGGCCGTGGCGGCGCGGCCCGCTGCTCTGAATGTGGGACACGGCCTCGGCGGCCTGCATGTTGGGCGGCGCGAAGCGCGAGAGCACGCGCAGCAGCGCCTGGGCCTTGTGCTCCTGCGTGTCGTCGTCGCTGTAGTCCGACACGCGGCACTCGTACACGCCCTCGTCCTGCCGCCGCACGGCCGACAGCCGCAGCCGGTGCGAGATGTCATTGCCCTGGACGCGCACCGTCTGCAAGAGAGCGGGGGCTGGGGTCAGAGGCCCGGATGGGCAGGCCGGCCACCGGCTGTCCTGGCCAGCAATGCAGCCGCGCCCACCCTTGCCATTGCGCCCCCAAGTCAAGCACCCCAAAACTTCTTGGACCCGGGTTTGCCCATTATCACGACTCAGTTTTCCTTTCCCCCTGTGTCTCCCCAGTGGCATGGGGATCCCAACTCTGATTGGACCCTGGATCTCCCTGCACATTGCATTGTGTCCCCAGTTCCCCATCATCTTAACCAAAGGCTTCATATTGCCTTGCCCTGGCCGCACAAATATACGCTTGGCATCTTCCCACTGCTCTCCCTTCAGAGCCGCAGGACCGCCCCACCTTCCTTCCTCGGGCACCTTGGAGAAACTTCAGGCTTGGCCTCCTGTCGCTGACCCTCCCGCTCTTTCCTGCAGCAACGCGCTACAACTGCCAACACCGGCTCCGAGGCACGGCCCTCGCACTAACGTCCCTTTATTCTAGAGTCTGCCGGGCCTGGGTGGTGTCCGAAAGAAAGCCGTCCTGCCTTCAAAGTACACAAATACCTGCTCCCGGGCCCCGCCCTTcaccccccctcctcccccagcaggcGACGCTGCGGCGGCGGCCAGACCCCGGCCTCACTCCTTAGAAACCTGCCTTTCGGCGCGGCAGCCTGAAGCTCCCGACAAAGCGCTCCTCCCACGCGGCCCAGCCGACTCGGGGCAGCCACGGCTCTGTGGCCCTAATCAAGCACCCACGGCACCCTCACCTCTGAACCGAACCACGAGGAGGCCCTGGTCATCTCCGGGCCCTGACAATTCCACGCTCCAGCTGGGAAAGGCTGGgtgcctctcctcccccagtTACGAACCTCGCGACCCCGGGCCGCAGCCTGGCAAGGCTGCCCCGCTTCCCTCTCCGCCAGCCTGCAACACCCAGCACCGCGACGCTGCACGCACGCCAGGGAGAGGCTGCCGCGGAGGGCGCCGCCTGGGCGCCGGGCGTGTGTGGCGCGGGGGAGGGGCCCACGACCCAGAGCCCCGGTGGCGGCCAGGGCAGGAGGCGCGCGCCCCAGCTGCCGGGAGACCTGCCAGCAGAGGAGAGGCACGGCGGCGCGCGGGGCCTGGACGCGCACTCCAGACGAAGGAGAGTTTTACAGGGGAGCGCAGAGCGGAGGAAGGAGATTCAGGGCTGCGACCCTTGGTTTACACAAAAGAGAACCCACTCCGGCTACCGGCGACAGATGGCGCCCCGACACGCCAAGCAGCCCACAATGCTCGGCTGCGAGCAGGGCCCTACGCCGCCGAGCCTTTCTAAAAGGGAGGAAGCTGCGGGGCGCGAAGCGGCCAGAAGGGGTCTCCCGCGGCCCGCGCTGGGCTCCACACTTACGCTGATTTTAGTTGCATCCTTATTTGTTACCTAAAAtgcaaagagggagagagagagacagaaacattAGGCTGTCGGCCTTCAAGCTCGGGGAACTCAGATGCAGCCCTGGCAAGGGGACCCACCACGAGCCGGCTAGGAGTCGAAACCGCTCAAGATGTGGCCGGGGCTGAGGGCACGAAGGACATCAGGATTTCCAGGAGTTTTACCGGGAAGGAAGCAGGGCTTGGAGCTAGCAAGAGGCCTGGCCAAGGAGGGGCTGCCCTAGCACATCTGCCGGCCAGAGGGGAGGCTGGATTGCCACCGGGGTGGGAAGGTAGGCCCATCTCCCTCCCGCGGAGCGccctcattcactgctgtgtTTGTCCAAACTTGGTAAAAACCTAGATGGAGAGGCTGGTGGACAGAACACAGTGGGAGACGCGAGCAGTAACTCCGGGTGGGACCCTGGGTAGAGGGGCGgtaggtgtgtgtgcatgtgtcacTGCATCCGTAAGAGACTGTGGTTTGAGAGGCAGAGCGGCAGTGGGGTCCTCGCTCTGTGGCGGCTGGAGGTGACCTGCGGCTTCTCTACACCGTGCTCTGCCCCCCTCTGGAGCCCAGCCCAGAGGAGCTTAATTCCTTGGCCCTGTGCCCTGGGGACCTCAGAGtggcagagggcaggggaagcCTGGCCAACCAAGTggtcttccttccccacccagcACCCATCAACTCTGGACCCGCAGCCAGTAAGCAAGAGCAGCAGAACTGGATGCGGTGTGGCTTTTTAGGGGCTGGGCATGGAGTTCGCGGAGGCTTCAGGAAAAGGGAATGAATCCACAGGATTTGGGGGTAACACTGCTGTTGTTGGAGATgctgtggggatggggagggtaGGAGATGGGCTGCGCCACAGGGCGGCGCCCTGCCTCCTCGCAGGGGTTACCCCAGCCGCTGGGGCCTGAACCGCAGGAGCCGCGGCGCCGCGTGGGCGGCCGGTTACCTTGCTCCGGGCGCCGGGCACGCTGAGCGCCAGCTCGTGCAGCAGCTCCCGGGGAGGCTCCTTGAGGTACCACCACTGAATCTCCAGCGAATACGAGGTGGCTCCGCTGGCCCGGAACGCGCAGGGCATTTCGATGTCGTCTCCCTCCCGTACTGTCACATCTTTGGGGACTTCAGTAAATGtagctgggggcgggggaagagAGAGGCGTGACCATCTGCGGGGCGGGGGCCTGGGGCAACCCGAGGCGAGACAGTCCGTCCCTGGCTCGCTGGCCTTGTGCTTCCCACCCACCAGATTCATGCGTGGCCCGGGCGCTAGCAAAGTTCGGTGGAGCAGCTGCCGGGCCGCAGCAGAGACCGGCTACGGCTGCAGGCTTCTTCCC of the Equus quagga isolate Etosha38 chromosome 13, UCLA_HA_Equagga_1.0, whole genome shotgun sequence genome contains:
- the VSTM2B gene encoding V-set and transmembrane domain-containing protein 2B, producing MEQRNRLGALGYLPPLLLHALLLFVADATFTEVPKDVTVREGDDIEMPCAFRASGATSYSLEIQWWYLKEPPRELLHELALSVPGARSKVTNKDATKISTVRVQGNDISHRLRLSAVRRQDEGVYECRVSDYSDDDTQEHKAQALLRVLSRFAPPNMQAAEAVSHIQSSGPRRHGPASAANANHGGATGAAGRATSEPGRGDKSPPPASPPAARGPGVPEAAAASAAHAAATTVAAAAAASSASLPPSRAVLLRQRHGSGTGPSYAPDPLLSLLLLALHQLLGLLVGH